TGTGCTGAagttttttggtttttttttggAAGGAACATGTGCCAAAGTATGAGCACTTCATTGTTTTCAGATGGAATTATGAGACCTCTCTTTGCCCTTTTCCTCTCTGAAGTATGCTATAATACCTCCACCTCTCCTTTAAAAACTAgtaaaattcaatttctttttttttttccgaaaattcaatttcattttttcaattaaaaagatcaaattttatgtgaaaatgaatcaatatatatatatacatgtctTTGTCCTATAGCTTATTGCTGTTTGCTCGAGAAACAAGGGTCTTGCTTCTCCATTAACAGCTTCTGCAAGTTTTGCTTTTTAATCAATGGGTGAAGTTGTGTCATTGCTTTCCAGAACAAGCGCGACAGCTTATGTTGTCTTTCCTAAGAAACATGCTTGAACCTCCATGGCTATCTTTCCGGAGCTTAATTTCGTATTTGATAGAAGAATGCAAGAACACGAGCCAACTTAAACAAATCCATGCTCAAATCTTCACTTCTTCAAACCTACTCCAAAAAGACCACCATTTCTTTATTTCCCGTCTTCTCTTCTTTAGCGCCCTTTCGGGATCGGGCTCTCTTAGCTACGCCACTCAGATTTTTCGACGCATAAAGAACCCAAACCTCCCCATCTACAACATCATGATCAGGGCCTATGCTTCTAAAAACAGCCAAAATCATGATACCCATTTGTGTCAGGCCTTAATGCTATACAAACATATGCTCAGTAATGGCATCTCCCCTGATAGCCTCACTTTGCCATTTCTTGTGAAAGAATGCACGACGAGGAGAGCTATTGGCACAGGCACAGGTATTCAGGGACAGTCTATCAAGCTGGGGTTTAATACAGATCTCTTTGTTCAAAATTcaatgataaatttttattctgCTTGTGCGTCTGTTAGTAGTGCCAGGAAGCTGTTTGATGAAATGTTGATTAGGGATATTGTTTCTTGGAATTCGATGATTATTGGGTATTTGAGATGTGGAAGGCTTGACGAGGCGCTGGATTTGTTTCGAAAAATGAAGAGGGGTAATATTATTACCTGGAACTCGCTTATAACGGGGTTTGTTCAAGGTGGCCGGCCAAAGGAGGCCTTGGAATTTTTCCATGAAATGCAATGTTTGAGCGGTGATATTAATATGGCTAAACCAGATAAGATTACCATTGCTAGTGTACTTTCAGCTTGTGCTCATCTTGGTGCTATTGATCATGGGAAGTGGGTACATGGTTACTTAAGCAGAAGTGGCCTAGAATGTGATATGGTGATTGGGACTGCATTGGTAGACATGTACGGTAAATGTGGTTGTCTGGAAAGAGCTCATGAGGTCTTCAGGGAAATGCCTAAGAAGGACACGTTGGCATGGTCGGCTATAATTTCAGTATTTGCGCTTCATGGGTATGGTAAGGAGGCATTTGATATTTTCAAAGAAATGGAAGCAGAAGGGGTGAAGCCCAACCATGTCACCTTTGTTGGATTACTGTCAGCTTGTTGTCATTCTGGATTAGTAGAGATTGGTCGCTGGTGTTTTGACATAATGAAACGCATTTACAGAATTGAGCCACAAGTCCACCACTACGCATGCATGGTTGATATACTTGGAAGAGCTGGACTATTTGGAGAGGCAGAGGAACTTATTAGAAACATGCCCATAGAGCCTGACGTATTTGTATGGGGTGCATTATTAGGAGGATGCCAAATGCACGGTAATGTACAATTAGGCGAAAAAGTGGCACAACACTTGATTGATTTGGAGCCGCTGAACCACGCTTTCTATATGAACTTGTGTGATACATATGCAAAAGCTGGAAGATATAATGATGTGCAGAGAATTAGAGCCTCAATGAAAGAACAAGGGATTAAAAAGGAAATCCCAGGCTGTAGCATGATTGAAGTAAATGGAATTGTTCATGAGTTCTCTACAGTAGGCTCCCCTGATGTTGTGATGGATGAACTAGTTTGTCTCTTGACTACATTAAGGAATGAGATGAAGGCTAACATTGTGTTAATGAAAAATTGATGGAACCATGGATTTCTAGACAATATGTTGACATCCAGATTCAGTTGACTCATAAGCTTGTTCACTTTTCATTTATTCTGGAGTCTGATAAGTTATTGATCCAGTAGAATCTTGATCTTCTTTAACTGCATGAGGCAAAGACAGGGAACTGAGAAGAGAGATATATTATCAAGGTTTTCCCGATACTTCGTAACATCCTCTGCTTCAAGAGAAGACTGTGTTAAGAATGAAATGCTGAGGAAGCCAGGAATGGGATGCAGTATCTTGGAGTTGAGCTTCAGTGTCTGTTATCAGTAGTGTTTATCATTTATCAGTCAGAAGTTTCTGCTTCTGgactaaataatatatcaatAGTTGGGTCGTGATGGCTCATCCTATTGCCTTTTTAGATGTATACTTCATATGAAAACAACTAGTACATTAAATTACTCAATTTCATTAATAAACATTAGTGAAATGGATTTCAATAATTACGTTGGTTAATTAGTAAAAGCTTACACCACAATGGTGATATTGATGTATATGCCAATTCttatcatagacttgatttaaGTAAACTTTTTCTGCATTGTTTGTTTGAATTTTCACATAAACTGACACGTGAAATGGATTTTGTAAATTCGCCCCTAATCGCTCAAGTGGAAGGATGCTCAATCCTAGAAAAGTTTTAGTTTTTCACGACACCATAAGATAAATGATCGCATTCTTAGTTAAAACACCGGTGGAGAAGAAAAAATTATTGGTAAGTGATTTTTTCACAGTTTTGACCAAAATGGAGAGGGTAGAATATAAAAGAACcacgataaaaataaaaataatggagGTTAAAGATTAGTTTGGAGAATAAAGATTAGTTTGAAgaataagaataataaataagaaaaattagtTTGAAAAATAAGAATAATGGATAAGAAAAATTAGTTTGAAGAAAAAGATAGTTAGGAGAGAtaaacagttttttttttttttattattactctGTTATTTAGATTTTATCACCTGTTTTTACAAGCGAAACTGTATAAAAAAGTTGttgatcaatttatttttttctttttctatgttAGTGGTTGATGTTGtatgtattttaataattatattttcattcttTAAGATTTGAATATTAGACTACAAATGTAAATTTGTGAAAATATTtggtttattttattcaataaataagAAGATTAGGATATAAATGTgaagttataaaaatatttgaattattttgttaaaaaattaaaaatataattaattaaaaaataaaaaaatatgaatcacatataacatttttaaattttgataaaatcaatttatatttattaataaaattgtgataaattttaaaagttgggTTGGTgagtcaaaatttaaaaatttaagatgcTTGAATTATTTGAATTGAAGAGGTGAGTTTTTTTGGTCAAAGATGCTTATTTCCAAAACCTACTGCTCTGCTGCACTCTATGAAAGGTTTTATCAAATTTTCCTGTGTATTTAAAGTCATTCATTAAGGTCAGGTTTAGCTCATTGGCCTGAAATCGTTTTTAGAAGAGTGTAATTCAacctaaaaaaaaagaaaagaaaaatcccaTCACATAATTGAATCATCTACTCATCCCTCCCAATCAGAAAGGATGAGTCCCGGTCGCATAAGCAGAATACTAGGTGCCCGACTTTAATCCCACTCAGCTCCATAAATTCCAAACAGACCAAATTTATGATCTCTTCACCCCAAAGATTCTGCTTTCTTTCTCTTGCATTTTCTGACGGAAACTTTATTCGTATTCATCGGCAAGGCCAAGCATGCAGATGACCCTCCAATACCCATATATAGCTAGGACCCTAGGACCACCATTGACTCTCTCTATGTATCTCAGCTTTCACGTTGCTACTCATCATTTCTCATTTTTGACCTATCACTAATGCtgccatttattaattttctgcaACTTGGACTCTATATAAGAATCTTACAAATTCTCCATTAGGACCACAATATCACCAGCTCTAATGGAAATCAACCATGCTCTTCGTTTTCACACCAATAGCTCTCTCCCTTCTAGACTTCTTTCAACTCTGACGCTTGTAATACTGGTTAAAACCATATTCCTTATTATAATCTTGCAAAAATGGATTCTACTCATTTCATTCTTGGTTCTCATTTTCATCTTCAAAGGATACTTTTTAAATGCCTCTCCAGTCTATCTCGTAGACTTCTCATGTTTCAAACCACCCAACTTCTGCAGAGTCTCCTTCTCTGCGTTTCTTGAACATGCTTCCATGATTGAGTGTTTTGATAGTGAAAGTGTAGCTTTCATGTCCAGAATCCTCACTTCTTCTGGACAAAGTGAAGAGACATATCTCCCTCCAGCCTTGCACTCTATTCCTCCAATAACCAATCAAGAAGAATCTGTTAAAGAAGTGCAAATGGTTCTCTTTCCTATTGTTGAAGACCTTCTCTCGAAAACTGGAGTCTCCCCCGGGGACATCGACATACTTATAGTGAATTGCAGTGGTTTTTGTCCCTCACCTTCCTTAACATCCGTCATTATCAATAAATACTCCATGAGAAACGATATTAAAAGTTATAACCTCTCTGGTATGGGATGCAGTGCAGGAGCTATTGCCATTGACTTGGCTCATGGCAtcttgaaaactcataagaactTTTACGCCCTTGTTCTCAGCACTGAAATTCTATCGACAGGCTGGTATTCTGGACACGAGAGGTCCAAGTTGCTCCTTAACTGCCTCTTCAGAATGGGCAGTGCAGCAATCTTACTTACAAACAAAAAAGAGGccaaaaaatcatcaaaatacaaGCTTTTTTGCACCGTTAGAACCCAAAGAGCCTTCGAAGACAATGCTTATTTTGCTGCATTTCGAGAAGAGGATTCCAACGGAAAACTCGGGGTTACACTAAAAAAGGATTTACTTCAAGTAGCTGGAGAAACTCTGAAGCCCAACATAACAATTCTGGGTTCAAAAATCCTGTCTCTTTTAGAAAAACTCCGACATGGCATTTCAATAATCGGAAAGAGGTACATCGACAAAACCAGAGGGACATACGTGCCAAATTTTAAGACTGTAATACAGCATTTTTGCCTGCCAACTTCAGGAAGGCCAGTGATAAAAGAAATAGTAAAAGGATTAAAGCTTGGTGACAGAGAAGTGGAGGCTGCTTTGATGACACTACACAGGTTTGGAAACCAGTCTTCCTCTTCCCTGTGGTATGAACTGGCGTACATGGAAGCTAAAGAAAGAGTGAAGAAAGGTGACAAGGTGTGGCAGCTTGGGATGGGAAGTGGGCCAAAGTGCAACAGTTTGGTTTGGGAGTGTTTACGGCCCATAACAGGGGAGTCCAAAAAGGGCCCATGGGCCGACTCCGTCCATCGTTATCCAATTATGGCCGTTGATACGCCTAGACGTAGGTATTTTAACTGATCATCTTTTTTCTGGAGAAGGGTCTCTGCCGCTTATTTATGAAACGTTCATTAGCATGTATGGAAGGCTGAACGGAAATTTTTATAAGAGAAGTTGTTGAAATtaaatttgcttttttttttttgttaattccaAATTAGAATACACTATTTTTTTGCTGAGATAAAAATTAGGATAAACTATTTTGCTTAGGTAATAgtttatactttaaaaaaattaaaatatccacGGTTCTAactatgaatttaaaaaaaaaagagattaatatgatgaaaatataattttttattttttgctaaaaaataaaaattaacaaatgtAATTAGAGAGAAAGTGTAGAAGGAGAGAAAAGTGTTAATGAATCtttaaaatatgataattaattaattttatttttataaaaaatagttattttttacaCGCGACTTTATTCTGTTAACTTGTACTATATAAACATATTATATGGTACAatcattatattatataattttctctTCGTACATAGTTaagaaaagaattttaattttacgtGTATTAAAGAATTTGCCACTGTTTTTGCTTATACATCATCACCTTATTATTCTCAGGAATGAGCTTTAAAATCTTACAGAAAACAGGTAAGAACAAGATAAGCCAACAGAGGTGGGGTGGTGCACTGTTGCTGTCTTAAAGGCTTTGATCTCTTTCAGAAACCAAAAGCTTTGAATGCACATATTAAAAAGTTTGTTGACCGACAACCAGGAGCAGTAATTACATATGGACATGCCTGACCGATTTTTACAACCTGTGGCTTGCCATCGTTTAAATCCCAGTAGGACCCATTTCTGCATGTAAAGCAGCTATCAACAGACGGTGGTGCTGATTTCTATAAATTGGCGATGGGTGGCGCACCTTCTTTAGTGCGGTGCCAGTTCCATTGGGACTCGCATGATCAACCATGTCCCTGTTCTTCATCCCTggtttgaaagaaaaataataataagtcattttttaaattaatagtcAAATAATCTCAATGAGTTGGTGAAAGGAAGGTACGGCAAGGGCACGTGCTGTATCGGCGACCAAAAAATGCTTTGAAAGGGGATAAAGGCGCCACAGCGGCGCAGCATGTGCCCTACCAAAGAGAAACTCCTTACTCCGCCGGTAATCTCAATCATATTTATAGAAATGTAACTGTCATACTATAACTCAcgtaaaatatttacataatgcGGTTAATCAGATGACAACACTTTAAATTTGTAGTAATTCAGAGTTTGTCGATAACAAAACAATATGCAGCTGGATCCGAGGGCTTGAGAGACAAAAGTTGACAGCTACCCCACTCTGTATCTATTCATATTTGCTTCTGGTCCAAACCACACACTCTGGCAGGACCTCAAGCTCTAGCGAGCTTCTTATTTGGCACCTAACCCCACCACAGGACAATAATTATAGGACGTTGATTGACTGTGAATACCAAATTGTGCCCAATATCTTGTCAGAAAATACTTTGTACTAGTTTCCTGTTGTTCTGTGttggaaattttattttcaacaatgtaaccaagaaaataaataagaaaaaaaaaagactgcCAAAACTAATAAGATGGTCCAATCACCATTGCCAATTTTTCTGCCTTGATTGAAGGGCCATTTTCATCTAATTCTACGATGAGGAATATTATTTTGCTCACTGTTGGTTATTATGCTGATAACCTATAAAATATATAACTCGTGACTTGTGTACAGGTAAATCGAAagcttttttatttaattggatCGGTCAATATAaaactcaatttatttaatataaaaaattaaataagtaacattcttaaatttattaaaatttgaaacagACAGATCAACCTCTTCAAAAATCAAAGAGTACGAATAGATTGACCTCTTCAATAAGCcgtattacaataaaattttgaatgccGATGTAACTTATCTCAATAATTGAAAATAACTCATTTCTTTATAGGTCGGATGAATCCGATACGATATGATGAAATTAGGGTAAAGATGCCGATTTCTATATAGGCCGGATGAACCCGACACGACCTGATGAAATCAGAGTAAAAATACTGACTTCCTGCGAGCTGGTCGCCTTCTTTGTATAACACAGGGATCATAAGTGTGCATGTAGAGGGTATGAACCAGCCAGCTCTACATTTATTGTTTTATAATCCATCATTAATGTACTGCCTGACACAATTGCATGAAAGTATTCCTGCTTCGTCAGAAGGGAACACGACACTAGAGGGTATCAACtttatttaaaagtatttataCACCGAATTAACcctaagaaaaggaaaaaagggaTTTCTCCTTCTCAGAAAAAATGATTTATCTCTCTCTCGGTCATACGGAGGGAACCAAAGCCAttattctcttcttttctcttttttacttCCCTTAACTCTACTAGATCTGACTTGAGCATCGAAGGGTTTCCACCGGAAACTTTCCCTGTGGACCCTTGACCGTCTTCTTCATCTTACAAGTCTCCTTCCTCAAAACCAAGAATAGAGGGACCCAATGGACCGATTACAGATCGATGATCAACTCAGCGAATTAGATCTCTGCCTAGGTGTCCTCATTTGGACGCGCCGCCAGATCTCAACATTATCATATACTAATAGAGAAGCTTATCAATCCcttgtattttgaaattcaccAAATTAAACATCTACACGAGATTGggaaaataaaatgattttgAATGGCCAagctataaattattaaaatattactcctatctcataaaaatatatttattttactttttgatAAAACTATATGTGATTGGTCaattctgtaaaaaaaaaaaaaaagaatgtgaGGTAGTTGACGCCTACAGCAGCCTCTTCGACGCTCAAATCAGTAAACTGAAAAATAGAAAGAATATAAGGGattgcttagaactcaagaaTAGTTATGTAAAAATTGCGTATCTTGGTCTCTATAATAACtagtttttatactataagaagaggGAGtcaattatagtattttttaaaaatccgaCAATGACATGACTGGCTTATTGAAAAGGGATCTTATTGACTTACTGGTCAAAAATCCTGTGATTATAGGCATAATAGTCGTCTACTGGATTGTGCCTGCTAatggtaactttatgtgaagactTAACCTCTTCAGGAGAGGGCAATTCTTGATAAAGAGCTGTATGTTACGTTGTCCAAGTCTTCTTTTTCACGGGTGGAACCATATTGGCTCATCAAACTCTTATCATGTAGCCTTGTtttatggtgacaactcatgACTTACTTATTGTgtaacatcagaggtccccTTGCTGGTCTTTGATTATTCAGATTTGAAGATGACTGTTGTCTTTATGATCTGGGACATGTGGCCCATTTAGATTGACATTTCTCATTTGTGTCGCTTTACCTGTTCCTGCCTATAAATGATAATTGCTTTGCGgctatgaaaattaaatgtaaTAATCTGAACTTAACACTCGGTCATGATAACGACTTGAGAATTTTTATTAATCATGACTCACACCTGGCCGTTAGCCTGGCGGACACCTTCTTAGTGGTCTGGTCGTGAAATGTGTCACGGTTCTAGATACACCAATTGTCCTAAATCAATGAGAAATCATGCGACCTTAGTTCAGTCCGTCGAACTAAGTTAGCTTCTatcctgtaacagcccggaaaccgatacccctctgtaacggcccgaaccgccaccggcgctaggatccagatcggcttaaggccgccgggacccgtagcaagccaaacatacatactattacctggtcaaatcccatacatgattaaaaactttaacatgaaacctgaaatctgaacatacaccaagcttgattcgtaagttgcaacataactgtgaacataaactttcccatgctagagtcatcatcaaatgctctagctgggtcatcattacatacatcaagcctggttctcaactcaacataaaaacatttcataatcatgcgtcaacagggattaaccagtctatagggccaagcacactctaatccataaacattaactctactatcagctacatacattatctcaaattacattacatcatcttatattacatgtccacttctaaaactactaaactgctacaaaacataaactattacatacataacttaacttagccttgactttaccctgctgcctctgaactctgactcaacctgcaacactggggttaggggaaagggatgagctaaaaagcccagtgagtagaaacagagaaaacagttcattaattacatgctttcatgaaatgcgtcataacacaagtaaatcacataacttgtccgtctcggggctcatgcaatatttattccccacggaccctggtttctgagagtctgtctttttgcatgcatctttcctctcagaggatggacatgacatcaaaaatccctctgtcggtgcccggctcccccataggagctcacaaaggcctgtaacatacatgacatggtgtctgatccacagagagctcacatggactttcctacatgtacttgtccggctctcaaaggactaagacaagactcgtgacagatatgggctattgaagtcgcctcggtccacccttcctctatcaacatcaaataatgcaatgcgtcatattcgtgaaactagtgcaatcaacctactacatataatcatgatgcatgaacatgctttaggcattagattttgtgcataaaagattaagtttagttctactcacatcctggcagacgctgactgactctgcaactgctagcattactggcctcctcggtccctcgggtccgatcctacacaggtggactcgaatgaggtgccaaacacattctaacaactcataaacaactccccaaaaacccctctaaacatcacttaatcatgcatggaaaacacccaagaaacggctggacagggcactttcggcggcaccttcggcggccgaaagtcccttccagagacgaaactcgggtaggttcggcggcaggttcggcggccgaaaccctaggacagaaacgaaagtccctccttcgggggcacattcggcagcctaaagactgcctcccatgcaggttcggcggccgaaactcctttcggcggccgaacctggtcccctctggacgacaggtccgattctgccaagccaaaaaaccaaactcaacatacccaaatccttacatactctctcccaacatgcatactcactcccacaagcataaaggagcataaactaacataaactcctcaacacaaacatcacataacatacactgggtataaaacccacataaacctaaacatgccattctacccattcaaaactccaataaacttacttaaaactcattaaaacataaaaggaagcatagatctacacttacctcttgaagatcgagggttgcgtgatctctaactcggaggtatggagaatccaagctccaaaagctccaagctcccaaaactccttttaagctttaaatcttcaaacacaaaggtagaaatcatgaaaaacttgagagatgggtagagaaaacacgaaaacgaccaaaggaaggcataaactcacctgagctcgagaatggggagaaaactcacccatttccgatctgagggccttttataggtggcctggtcgaagaccttcggcagcctaacgtgccccctaaactcatgcatgttcggcggccgaacttgactttcggcggccgaaccttggctcgtttaaacaagactttcggaggccaaaggcgctcccgaagccttcccatgttcggcggccgaactccactttcggcggccgaacctggcaattgcctccttggtcttttcccttcaaaactcaattctctttccttttaaaaccatgaaatcatgtgaaaacattttagaaaacacattttaccccttctagagagatccaacaccttagattccgccggaaggcaggaatcccgatgccggattctagccgggtattacattctaccccccttacaaaaacattcgtccccgaatgttaaaacaacaaacacaagcatgcaagcaagcaagcgaatcctaaagcttctctccaaagagagacaccaaacgctggagtaagaactcccaggttcctaaactccacgagcttctgctgcgctactctgatccttctctatcttcctccttctctACTCTTACTcgtctcttctcatctttactaactggcttcttctcactactaacccaaaactaactctaactctcacaggtagtacccgaatttcaaATCTATctgggaaaacaaacagctcctactagctgtcccaatagatcatccatcctacatgggaatacctgcccttggtagtgaccttgtttaaccgcttacagtcgttacaaagtctcaaggattcatccttcatttcccacaaccatactggagcaatccagagtgaggtactaggtcggacaaaaccccttgtctaccaagtctcgcctctactctactgctacctctctctatgcaggcgccatcctatagggaagggtagaaatggttctgcgtccagacaccactcctataccaaactctaactccctgacagatggtaaacctgacaactcgcctgggaagacatctaagaattctctcgaacaactggcactgaggctggttccccgacctgactgctgaactctcaaacaagagctaggaccctctgacaacccctcctacgcaccctacgaaccttacaggctgacatcaaacctctaggcacccctactgtgtcccctcagaagaaaatctttgacccatcctgtcctctaaatctgactaccttgtttctgcagaccaagatagcaccacgagtagaaaaaccaaatccatccctcgattgacgtccagacaatcaagtctaggacctcaaagtcgagtggaaggcatctactcccaactgacacagaactggaccggcagactgactctgccacagatggatcacaattGAGTCTACTGACCCAAAAAGAACACtttagcccagaagttatcaactcaacctctcgacggctcctagagcaactaaagaaagagaaaaacactagggttcacaaaaact
This Manihot esculenta cultivar AM560-2 chromosome 6, M.esculenta_v8, whole genome shotgun sequence DNA region includes the following protein-coding sequences:
- the LOC110617955 gene encoding pentatricopeptide repeat-containing protein At5g66520 translates to MLSFLRNMLEPPWLSFRSLISYLIEECKNTSQLKQIHAQIFTSSNLLQKDHHFFISRLLFFSALSGSGSLSYATQIFRRIKNPNLPIYNIMIRAYASKNSQNHDTHLCQALMLYKHMLSNGISPDSLTLPFLVKECTTRRAIGTGTGIQGQSIKLGFNTDLFVQNSMINFYSACASVSSARKLFDEMLIRDIVSWNSMIIGYLRCGRLDEALDLFRKMKRGNIITWNSLITGFVQGGRPKEALEFFHEMQCLSGDINMAKPDKITIASVLSACAHLGAIDHGKWVHGYLSRSGLECDMVIGTALVDMYGKCGCLERAHEVFREMPKKDTLAWSAIISVFALHGYGKEAFDIFKEMEAEGVKPNHVTFVGLLSACCHSGLVEIGRWCFDIMKRIYRIEPQVHHYACMVDILGRAGLFGEAEELIRNMPIEPDVFVWGALLGGCQMHGNVQLGEKVAQHLIDLEPLNHAFYMNLCDTYAKAGRYNDVQRIRASMKEQGIKKEIPGCSMIEVNGIVHEFSTVGSPDVVMDELVCLLTTLRNEMKANIVLMKN
- the LOC110618209 gene encoding 3-ketoacyl-CoA synthase 5; the protein is MEINHALRFHTNSSLPSRLLSTLTLVILVKTIFLIIILQKWILLISFLVLIFIFKGYFLNASPVYLVDFSCFKPPNFCRVSFSAFLEHASMIECFDSESVAFMSRILTSSGQSEETYLPPALHSIPPITNQEESVKEVQMVLFPIVEDLLSKTGVSPGDIDILIVNCSGFCPSPSLTSVIINKYSMRNDIKSYNLSGMGCSAGAIAIDLAHGILKTHKNFYALVLSTEILSTGWYSGHERSKLLLNCLFRMGSAAILLTNKKEAKKSSKYKLFCTVRTQRAFEDNAYFAAFREEDSNGKLGVTLKKDLLQVAGETLKPNITILGSKILSLLEKLRHGISIIGKRYIDKTRGTYVPNFKTVIQHFCLPTSGRPVIKEIVKGLKLGDREVEAALMTLHRFGNQSSSSLWYELAYMEAKERVKKGDKVWQLGMGSGPKCNSLVWECLRPITGESKKGPWADSVHRYPIMAVDTPRRRYFN